One genomic region from Frateuria soli encodes:
- a CDS encoding DedA family protein yields MPLLERLILLFAESGYLAVFAALLLCGAGAPLPEDITLVAGGVIAGLGFANVHVMAGVSLVGVLVGDAAMFLLGHRHGARIMQWPLVARLLTPERYCRVQEKFARYGNRLLFLARFLPGMRTAVYVTAGATHRVSFLRFFLLDGLAALISVPVWVYLGYFGANNRDWLAMWIVRGQHGIWVVVALLAIAGMVLWWRRRRRTRCGLDD; encoded by the coding sequence ATGCCGCTGCTTGAACGGCTGATCCTGCTGTTTGCCGAAAGCGGCTACCTGGCGGTATTCGCCGCGCTGCTGCTGTGCGGCGCCGGGGCACCGTTGCCGGAAGACATCACGCTGGTGGCCGGCGGCGTGATCGCCGGCCTGGGCTTCGCCAACGTGCACGTGATGGCAGGGGTATCGCTGGTGGGCGTGCTGGTCGGCGACGCGGCGATGTTCCTGCTGGGCCACCGGCACGGCGCGCGCATCATGCAGTGGCCGCTGGTGGCGCGCCTGCTCACGCCCGAGCGCTACTGCCGGGTGCAGGAGAAGTTCGCCCGCTACGGCAATCGCCTGCTGTTCCTGGCGCGCTTCCTGCCGGGCATGCGCACGGCGGTGTACGTGACCGCGGGCGCCACGCATCGCGTGTCGTTCCTGCGCTTCTTTCTGCTCGACGGACTGGCCGCGCTGATCAGCGTGCCGGTGTGGGTCTACCTGGGCTACTTCGGGGCAAACAATCGCGACTGGCTGGCGATGTGGATCGTCCGCGGGCAGCACGGGATCTGGGTTGTCGTCGCCCTGCTGGCGATCGCGGGGATGGTGCTGTGGTGGCGCCGCCGCCGGCGCACGCGCTGCGGCCTGGACGACTGA
- a CDS encoding bile acid:sodium symporter family protein, giving the protein MSLVPLRRLLPDGFTLALLAAVALATVLPCRGEATVWLDHVTDAAIMLLFFLHGAKLSRTAIVGGVTHWRLHLAVFASTFVLFPLLGFLLAPLSRALLTPPLALGMLFVCTLPSTVQSSIAFTSIAGGNVSAAVVSASLSSLIGIVLTPLLVELLLATHGGHAPGVEGVWQIVGLLLLPFAVGHLLRPWIGRWVDRHRPLLGFTDRGTILLVVYAAFGEAVVEGLWRATAPLALLATLGVSALLLALALLCTSTAGRLFGFARADRITLVFCGSKKSLASGVPMAKILFASQAGGLGALLLPLMIFHQLQLMVCAVLARRYAAQAPSGGSAESSAD; this is encoded by the coding sequence ATGTCCCTCGTACCGCTGCGCCGCCTGCTGCCCGACGGCTTCACCCTCGCCCTGCTCGCAGCCGTCGCGCTGGCCACGGTGCTGCCGTGCCGTGGCGAGGCGACCGTGTGGCTGGACCACGTTACCGACGCGGCGATCATGCTGCTGTTCTTCCTGCACGGGGCAAAGCTCTCGCGCACGGCGATCGTGGGCGGCGTGACGCACTGGCGGCTGCACCTGGCGGTGTTCGCCAGCACGTTCGTGCTGTTCCCGCTGCTGGGCTTCCTGCTGGCACCGCTCTCGCGCGCGCTGCTGACGCCGCCGCTGGCACTGGGCATGCTGTTCGTCTGCACGCTGCCGTCGACGGTGCAATCCTCGATCGCGTTCACTTCGATCGCCGGCGGCAACGTGTCCGCCGCGGTGGTGAGCGCGTCGCTGTCGAGCCTGATCGGGATCGTGCTGACGCCGCTGCTGGTCGAGCTGCTGCTGGCCACGCACGGCGGCCACGCGCCCGGCGTCGAGGGCGTGTGGCAGATCGTCGGGCTGTTGCTGCTGCCGTTCGCCGTCGGGCACCTGCTGCGACCCTGGATCGGACGCTGGGTCGATCGCCATCGGCCGCTGCTGGGTTTCACCGACCGCGGCACCATCCTGCTGGTGGTCTATGCCGCGTTCGGCGAGGCGGTGGTCGAAGGCTTGTGGCGCGCCACCGCGCCGCTGGCCCTGCTGGCTACCCTCGGCGTGAGCGCACTGCTGCTGGCGCTGGCGCTGCTGTGCACCAGCACGGCCGGCCGGCTGTTCGGCTTCGCCCGCGCCGACCGCATAACGCTGGTGTTCTGCGGGTCGAAGAAGAGCCTCGCCAGCGGCGTGCCGATGGCCAAAATCCTGTTCGCCTCGCAAGCCGGCGGGCTGGGCGCGCTGCTGTTGCCGTTGATGATCTTCCACCAGCTGCAACTGATGGTGTGCGCGGTGCTGGCGCGGCGCTACGCCGCGCAGGCCCCGTCCGGGGGCAGCGCCGAATCGAGTGCGGACTGA
- the mgtA gene encoding magnesium-translocating P-type ATPase translates to MTRQTLLTTAARATGRNAAPPHVVAADYARLRNDELLARLDTGTGGLDAERIAARLHRDGANEASHEKPPHWTGQLLRACRNPFIAVLVLLAIVQLATDHEDVTGPLIIAVMVGISVLLSFTQEYRSSRAAEQLKAMVRNTASVTRRAADGHSERIEVPVGELVAGDVVHLAAGDMVPADLRLLSAKDLFISQAILTGESLPVEKAAPMAHDLADAHSGSALDLPSVCYMGTNVVSGTATAVVVATGSRSYLGSLAHTLSGQRVQTSFDRGVRSVSWLLIRFMAVMVPVVFAINGLDKHDWLQAFLFALSVAVGLTPEMLPLIVTANLGKGAMAMSRRKVVVKRLNAIQNFGAMDVLCTDKTGTLTLDRIVLERHLDLDGEASDEALEFGYLNSRFQTGLKNLMDKAVLAHRDLDPMAARFRLVDEIPFDFQRRRMSVVLAGGDGQHLLVCKGAVEEMLSICTAARLEGIDTTLDDARRAEIRAMTRRLNEDGLRVLVVAIKQQSPSGRAYGLADEAGLTAIGCLAFLDPPKDSAATAIAALRDHGVAVKVITGDNEAVTRKICREVGLEVTHSAQGRDIEPLDEPALDALVARTTVFAKMSPLQKARVVSSLQRQGHTVGFLGDGINDAPALREADVGISVDSATDIAKESADIILLEKNLMVLEEGVIEGRVTFGNVMKYIKMTASSNFGNVFSVLVASAFLPFLPMLPLQLLVQNLLYDISQLAIPFDRMDEEYLKSPRQWDASDIGRFMAWVGPASSVFDLTTFWLLWHVFGANGPAHQALFQSGWFVEGLLSQTLIVHMIRTRRIPFVQSIAAAPVLALSLAIGAIGVFLPYSPLGLKLGMTALPPAYFGWLALTLLCYAALTQGVKLLYIRRYGRWL, encoded by the coding sequence ATGACCAGGCAGACCCTCCTGACCACCGCGGCCCGGGCGACCGGCAGGAACGCGGCGCCGCCGCACGTGGTGGCGGCCGACTACGCGCGTCTGCGCAACGACGAACTGCTGGCCCGCCTCGACACCGGCACCGGCGGCCTGGATGCCGAACGGATCGCCGCACGCCTGCACCGCGACGGCGCCAACGAGGCCTCGCACGAGAAACCGCCGCACTGGACGGGCCAGCTGCTGCGCGCCTGTCGCAACCCGTTCATCGCGGTGCTGGTGCTGCTGGCGATCGTGCAGCTGGCGACGGACCACGAGGATGTCACCGGGCCGCTCATCATCGCCGTGATGGTGGGCATCAGCGTGCTGCTCAGCTTTACCCAGGAATACCGTTCCTCGCGCGCCGCCGAGCAGCTCAAGGCGATGGTGCGCAACACCGCCAGCGTCACGCGGCGCGCGGCCGACGGCCACAGCGAGCGTATCGAGGTGCCGGTCGGCGAGCTGGTCGCCGGCGACGTCGTGCACCTCGCCGCGGGCGACATGGTGCCGGCGGACCTGCGGCTGCTCTCGGCCAAGGACCTGTTCATCAGCCAGGCGATCCTGACCGGCGAATCGCTGCCGGTGGAGAAGGCGGCACCGATGGCGCACGACCTGGCCGATGCCCACTCCGGCTCTGCGCTGGACCTGCCCAGCGTCTGCTACATGGGTACCAACGTGGTCAGCGGCACCGCGACTGCCGTGGTGGTGGCGACCGGTTCGCGCAGCTACCTGGGCTCGCTGGCGCACACCCTGTCCGGCCAGCGCGTGCAGACCAGCTTCGACCGCGGCGTGCGCTCGGTCAGCTGGCTGCTGATCCGCTTCATGGCGGTGATGGTGCCGGTGGTGTTCGCCATCAACGGTCTGGACAAGCACGACTGGCTGCAGGCTTTCCTGTTCGCACTGTCGGTGGCGGTCGGCCTGACGCCCGAGATGCTGCCGCTGATCGTCACCGCGAACCTGGGCAAGGGTGCAATGGCGATGTCCCGCCGCAAGGTGGTGGTCAAGCGCCTCAACGCCATCCAGAACTTCGGCGCGATGGACGTGCTGTGCACCGACAAGACCGGCACGCTGACGCTCGACCGGATTGTGCTCGAGCGCCACCTGGATCTCGACGGCGAGGCTTCCGACGAGGCCCTCGAATTCGGCTACCTCAACAGCCGCTTCCAGACCGGCCTGAAGAACCTGATGGACAAGGCGGTGTTGGCGCACCGCGACCTCGATCCGATGGCCGCGCGCTTCCGGCTGGTCGACGAGATTCCGTTCGACTTCCAGCGCCGGCGCATGTCGGTGGTGCTCGCCGGTGGCGACGGCCAGCACCTGCTGGTGTGCAAGGGCGCGGTGGAGGAGATGCTCTCGATCTGCACCGCCGCCCGGCTGGAAGGCATCGACACCACGCTGGACGATGCGCGCCGCGCGGAGATCCGCGCCATGACCCGCCGCCTCAACGAGGACGGCCTGCGCGTGCTGGTGGTCGCGATCAAACAGCAGAGTCCGAGCGGGCGCGCCTATGGACTGGCCGACGAAGCGGGCCTGACCGCGATCGGCTGCCTGGCCTTCCTCGATCCGCCCAAGGACTCGGCCGCCACCGCGATCGCGGCGCTGCGCGACCACGGCGTGGCGGTGAAGGTGATCACCGGCGACAACGAAGCGGTCACGCGCAAGATCTGCCGCGAGGTCGGGCTGGAGGTCACCCATTCCGCGCAGGGCCGCGACATCGAGCCGCTCGACGAGCCCGCGCTAGACGCGCTGGTCGCGCGCACCACCGTGTTCGCCAAGATGTCGCCGCTGCAGAAGGCGCGCGTGGTCAGCTCGTTGCAGCGCCAGGGCCACACCGTCGGTTTCCTCGGCGACGGCATCAACGATGCACCCGCGCTGCGCGAGGCGGACGTGGGCATCTCGGTCGACAGTGCCACCGACATCGCCAAGGAGTCGGCCGACATCATCCTCCTGGAAAAGAACCTGATGGTGCTGGAGGAGGGCGTGATCGAGGGCCGGGTCACCTTCGGCAACGTGATGAAGTACATCAAGATGACCGCCAGCTCGAACTTCGGCAACGTGTTCAGCGTGCTGGTGGCGAGCGCCTTCCTGCCGTTCCTGCCGATGCTTCCGCTGCAGTTGCTGGTGCAGAACCTGCTCTACGACATCTCGCAACTGGCGATTCCGTTCGACCGCATGGACGAGGAGTACCTGAAGTCGCCCCGGCAATGGGACGCCAGCGACATCGGCCGCTTCATGGCCTGGGTGGGACCGGCCAGTTCGGTCTTCGACCTCACGACCTTCTGGCTGCTGTGGCATGTGTTCGGCGCCAATGGCCCGGCGCACCAGGCGCTGTTCCAGTCCGGCTGGTTCGTCGAGGGGCTGCTGTCGCAGACGCTGATCGTGCACATGATCCGCACCCGGCGGATTCCTTTCGTGCAGAGCATCGCGGCGGCGCCGGTGCTGGCGCTGAGCCTGGCGATCGGTGCGATCGGCGTGTTCCTTCCCTACAGTCCGCTGGGCCTCAAGCTGGGCATGACCGCGTTGCCGCCGGCCTACTTCGGCTGGCTGGCACTGACGCTGCTCTGCTACGCGGCACTCACCCAGGGGGTGAAGCTGCTCTACATCCGGCGCTACGGTCGCTGGCTCTGA
- the cyoE gene encoding heme o synthase, with product MSAHLREYLQLTKPRVVALLVFCAVIGMFLAVPGIPPWRALVFGTLGIWMASGSAAAFNHLIDERIDKLMARTQRRPLATGALKPRQVLLFAIALGIASMLVLALLVNPLTAWLTFGGLIGYALVYTAYLKRATPQNIVIGGLAGAIPPVLGWTAVTGQLHAFALQLCLIIFVWTPPHFWALAIFRRQDYARAQIPMLPVTHGVAYTRWHVLFYTVLLVLVTLLPTLTGFSGGVYLGGAVVLGAGFLYYAIRLLNPPDEFFAMRVFKYSIVYLMALFAFLLADHWLVGPMQDASVVLQRTA from the coding sequence ATGAGCGCTCACCTGCGCGAATACCTGCAGCTGACCAAGCCGCGCGTGGTCGCGCTGCTGGTGTTCTGCGCCGTGATCGGCATGTTCCTGGCCGTACCGGGCATTCCGCCGTGGCGAGCGCTGGTGTTCGGCACGCTGGGCATCTGGATGGCGTCAGGCTCGGCCGCGGCCTTCAACCACCTGATCGACGAGCGCATCGACAAGCTGATGGCACGCACCCAGCGGCGACCGCTGGCCACCGGCGCCCTCAAGCCGCGCCAGGTGCTGCTGTTCGCCATCGCGCTCGGCATCGCCTCCATGCTGGTGCTCGCGTTGCTGGTCAATCCGCTGACCGCGTGGCTGACCTTCGGCGGACTGATCGGCTACGCGCTGGTCTACACCGCCTACCTCAAGCGCGCCACGCCGCAGAACATCGTGATCGGCGGCCTGGCCGGCGCGATCCCGCCCGTGCTGGGCTGGACGGCGGTGACCGGGCAGCTGCACGCCTTCGCGCTGCAGTTGTGCCTGATCATCTTCGTGTGGACGCCGCCGCACTTCTGGGCGCTGGCGATCTTCCGTCGCCAGGACTATGCGCGTGCGCAGATCCCGATGCTGCCGGTGACCCACGGCGTGGCCTATACGCGCTGGCACGTGCTGTTCTATACCGTGCTGCTGGTGCTGGTAACCCTGCTGCCCACGCTGACCGGCTTCAGTGGCGGGGTTTACCTGGGTGGCGCAGTGGTGCTCGGCGCGGGCTTCCTGTACTACGCGATCCGGCTGCTCAACCCGCCGGACGAGTTCTTCGCCATGCGCGTGTTCAAGTACTCGATCGTGTACCTGATGGCGCTGTTCGCCTTCCTGCTCGCGGACCATTGGCTGGTCGGACCGATGCAGGATGCCAGCGTCGTGCTTCAGCGCACGGCGTGA
- a CDS encoding COX15/CtaA family protein → MRWLALCAAVFAFGVVMFGAFVRLSNAGLSCPDWPTCYGQVTWPQHEQAVARADAAFPDRPYEATKAWREQVHRFLAGTLGVLVLVLALLAAWRPRWARVAVILGAVFAAAGVTLYMRGEHAWSSLLAVAAIALPLAVAVRLRSPGAWRIAVLALAVIIFQAMLGMWTVTLLLKPIVVMGHLLGGVTTFALLAYAALRFAGVGALDERHASLRRWIMLGIVLLACQIALGGWTSSNYAALACGTGPGAFPRCLGQWMPPTDFKEGFVLWRGIGVNYEGGVLDMAARSAIQIAHRFGALVVFVYLTWLAHRVARRGLRLAGAAIAVVLVAQVLLGISNVHFGLPLPVATAHNGVAALLLFTLLATLARTQPCPDDVAMQSLESRR, encoded by the coding sequence ATGCGCTGGCTGGCGCTGTGCGCGGCGGTGTTCGCCTTCGGCGTAGTGATGTTCGGCGCGTTCGTGCGGCTGTCCAATGCCGGCCTGTCCTGCCCGGACTGGCCCACCTGCTACGGCCAGGTAACCTGGCCGCAGCACGAGCAGGCGGTGGCGCGTGCCGACGCGGCCTTCCCGGATCGCCCCTACGAGGCGACCAAGGCCTGGCGCGAGCAGGTCCACCGTTTCCTTGCCGGTACGCTCGGCGTGCTGGTGCTGGTGCTGGCCCTGCTGGCGGCCTGGCGCCCGCGCTGGGCGCGCGTGGCGGTGATCCTGGGCGCGGTCTTCGCCGCCGCCGGCGTGACTCTTTACATGCGCGGCGAGCATGCCTGGTCGTCGCTGCTGGCGGTGGCGGCGATCGCGCTTCCGCTGGCCGTGGCGGTCCGGCTGCGCAGTCCCGGCGCGTGGCGCATTGCCGTGCTTGCGCTGGCCGTGATCATCTTCCAGGCCATGCTCGGCATGTGGACGGTGACCTTGCTGCTCAAGCCGATCGTGGTGATGGGCCACCTGCTCGGCGGCGTTACCACGTTCGCGCTGCTGGCCTATGCGGCGTTGCGTTTCGCCGGCGTCGGCGCCCTCGACGAGCGCCATGCGTCGCTGCGGCGCTGGATCATGCTCGGCATCGTGTTGCTGGCCTGCCAGATCGCGCTGGGCGGCTGGACCTCTTCCAATTACGCCGCGCTTGCCTGCGGCACCGGGCCTGGTGCGTTCCCCAGGTGCCTGGGCCAGTGGATGCCACCGACCGACTTCAAGGAAGGCTTCGTGCTGTGGCGCGGCATCGGCGTGAACTACGAGGGTGGCGTGCTGGACATGGCCGCGCGCAGCGCGATCCAGATCGCGCATCGCTTCGGCGCACTGGTGGTGTTCGTCTACCTGACGTGGCTGGCCCACCGGGTAGCCCGGCGAGGCCTGCGCCTGGCCGGCGCGGCGATCGCCGTGGTGCTCGTGGCACAGGTGCTGCTGGGCATCAGCAACGTGCACTTCGGCCTGCCGCTGCCGGTGGCCACCGCGCACAACGGGGTGGCGGCGCTGCTGCTGTTCACCCTGCTGGCGACACTGGCGCGCACGCAGCCATGTCCGGATGATGTTGCGATGCAGTCCCTGGAGTCCCGACGATGA
- a CDS encoding SURF1 family protein, producing MTRWRRPAWWSVLLTVAVAALFVRLGMWQLDRAAYKESLVRRYAAAAAAAPAPFAPVALAPPADAFPRVAVHGRWVADRVYLLDNPHHDARGGVEVYVPLALPGESRLLLVDLGFLPGSGREPAPRLPPLPTGEVNLHGLYLPPPGVGLELGGDALAAQARWPKTTIYLDLPQVARDLGRPLYPRILALDAEPSVAYQREHAFDFSSMPPARHRAYAFQWFSFAVAVVGIFLVLHRKRRPRRTDNR from the coding sequence GTGACACGTTGGCGCAGGCCGGCATGGTGGAGCGTGCTGCTGACCGTGGCCGTAGCGGCGCTGTTCGTGCGCCTGGGCATGTGGCAGCTGGACCGCGCCGCCTACAAGGAAAGCCTGGTGCGGCGTTACGCCGCCGCGGCCGCCGCGGCGCCAGCGCCCTTCGCGCCGGTGGCGCTGGCGCCGCCGGCCGACGCGTTCCCGCGGGTGGCCGTGCACGGCCGCTGGGTGGCCGACCGCGTCTACCTGCTCGACAATCCCCATCACGACGCACGCGGCGGAGTCGAGGTCTACGTGCCCTTGGCGCTGCCGGGCGAATCGCGCCTGCTGCTGGTGGACCTGGGCTTCCTGCCGGGGTCCGGCCGCGAGCCGGCGCCCCGGCTGCCGCCGCTGCCGACGGGGGAGGTCAACCTGCACGGGCTCTACCTGCCGCCGCCGGGCGTGGGCCTGGAACTGGGCGGCGATGCGCTGGCCGCGCAGGCGCGCTGGCCCAAGACGACCATCTACCTGGACCTCCCACAGGTGGCCAGGGACCTGGGTCGCCCGCTGTACCCGCGCATCCTGGCGCTCGACGCCGAACCGTCGGTCGCCTACCAGCGCGAGCATGCCTTCGATTTCTCCTCGATGCCGCCGGCGCGCCATCGAGCCTATGCCTTCCAGTGGTTCAGCTTTGCGGTCGCGGTCGTGGGGATCTTCCTGGTCCTGCACCGCAAGCGCCGCCCCCGACGCACGGACAACCGATGA
- a CDS encoding twin transmembrane helix small protein gives METIYKIALVIMFLIVVFNLGQALYYMMTDKDGSKRTAWALTRRIGLSIVLIAMIMLGIWMGWLQPHGVGR, from the coding sequence GTGGAAACCATCTACAAAATCGCGCTGGTGATCATGTTCCTGATCGTGGTGTTCAACCTCGGCCAGGCGCTGTACTACATGATGACCGACAAGGACGGCAGCAAGCGCACCGCCTGGGCGCTCACCCGGCGCATCGGCCTGTCGATCGTGCTGATCGCCATGATCATGCTGGGCATCTGGATGGGCTGGCTGCAACCCCACGGCGTCGGCCGCTGA